The Euphorbia lathyris chromosome 3, ddEupLath1.1, whole genome shotgun sequence genome contains a region encoding:
- the LOC136223733 gene encoding ubiquitin receptor RAD23b-like isoform X2: protein MKLTVKTLKGSHFEIRVQPTDTVMAVKKNIEDAQGKDNYPCGQQLLIYNGKVLKDETTLSQNNVTEDGFLVVMLSKPVSSTVTSVPSSDPSPPVEVKAPISRSQTSASSTVTSTAQTDTYGQAASNLVAGTDLDQIVQQIMDMGGGSWDKETVNRALRAAYNNPERAVEYLYSGIPETAEVAVPVARLPAGQATETFTAPVSGAPNTSPLNMFPQEALSASAGGGEGIGSLDFLRNNSQFQTLRSMVQANPQILQPMLQELGKQNPNLLRMIQEHHTEFLHLLNEPVEGSEGDLFDQGDAEMHHSVHVTPDEQEAIDRLQAMGFDRAHVIEAFLACDRNEELAANYLLENGGEFED, encoded by the exons ATGAAGCTCACTGTCAAGACTCTTAAAGGCAGCCATTTTGAAATTAGGGTTCAGCCCACCGATACT GTAATGGCTGTTAAGAAGAATATTGAAGACGCCCAAGGAAAAGACAATTACCCGTGCGGGCAGCAGTTATTGATATACAATGGGAAAGTATTGAAAGACGAGACTACTTTATCTCAAAATAATGTTactgaagatggttttctcgtGGTAATGCTTAGCAAG CCAGTTTCCAGCACAGTAACATCTGTACCATCTTCAGATCCATCTCCACCAGTTGAAGTTAAAGCACC GATTTCAAGAAGTCAAACATCTGCTTCGAGCACAGTAACATCTAC TGCACAAACTGATACCTATGGTCAAGCTGCTTCAAATTTGGTTGCTGGTACTGATCTAGATCAGATTGTTCAACAAATAATGGATATGGGAGGTGGCAGCTGGGATAAAGAAACAGTCAATCGTGCTCTTCGAGCTGCCTACAACAATCCAGAAAGAGCAGTGGAATACTTGTACTCT GGTATTCCAGAAACTGCAGAAGTTGCTGTCCCTGTGGCTCGTTTACCTGCTGGTCAAGCAACTGAAACTTTTACAGCTCCGGTATCTGGAGCACCAAATACATCTCCCTTGAATATGTTTCCTCAG GAAGCACTTTCTGCTAGTGCTGGTGGCGGCGAAGGAATTGGATCCCTCGATTTTCTTAGAAACAATTCACAG TTTCAAACATTGCGGTCAATGGTCCAAGCCAATCCTCAAATTTTACAG CCGATGCTTCAGGAGCTTGGAAAGCAAAATCCAAATCTGTTAAGAATGATTCAAGAACATCATACAGAATTTCTTCATTTATTAAATGAGCCTGTCGAAGGTTCTGAAGG GGATTTATTTGATCAGGGTGATGCAGAGATGCATCATTCTGTTCACGTGACCCCTGACGAACAGGAGGCTATTGACCGG CTTCAGGCAATGGGATTTGATAGAGCCCATGTGATTGAGGCTTTTTTGGCTTGCGATCGCAATGAGGAGTTGGCAGCTAACTACCTATTGGAAAATGGCGGAGAGTTTGAGGATTGA
- the LOC136223733 gene encoding probable ubiquitin receptor RAD23a isoform X1: MKLTVKTLKGSHFEIRVQPTDTVMAVKKNIEDAQGKDNYPCGQQLLIYNGKVLKDETTLSQNNVTEDGFLVVMLSKNKASGAGSSSVQPVSSTVTSVPSSDPSPPVEVKAPISRSQTSASSTVTSTAQTDTYGQAASNLVAGTDLDQIVQQIMDMGGGSWDKETVNRALRAAYNNPERAVEYLYSGIPETAEVAVPVARLPAGQATETFTAPVSGAPNTSPLNMFPQEALSASAGGGEGIGSLDFLRNNSQFQTLRSMVQANPQILQPMLQELGKQNPNLLRMIQEHHTEFLHLLNEPVEGSEGDLFDQGDAEMHHSVHVTPDEQEAIDRLQAMGFDRAHVIEAFLACDRNEELAANYLLENGGEFED, translated from the exons ATGAAGCTCACTGTCAAGACTCTTAAAGGCAGCCATTTTGAAATTAGGGTTCAGCCCACCGATACT GTAATGGCTGTTAAGAAGAATATTGAAGACGCCCAAGGAAAAGACAATTACCCGTGCGGGCAGCAGTTATTGATATACAATGGGAAAGTATTGAAAGACGAGACTACTTTATCTCAAAATAATGTTactgaagatggttttctcgtGGTAATGCTTAGCAAG AATAAAGCTTCAGGAGCTGGGAGCTCGTCAGTCCAA CCAGTTTCCAGCACAGTAACATCTGTACCATCTTCAGATCCATCTCCACCAGTTGAAGTTAAAGCACC GATTTCAAGAAGTCAAACATCTGCTTCGAGCACAGTAACATCTAC TGCACAAACTGATACCTATGGTCAAGCTGCTTCAAATTTGGTTGCTGGTACTGATCTAGATCAGATTGTTCAACAAATAATGGATATGGGAGGTGGCAGCTGGGATAAAGAAACAGTCAATCGTGCTCTTCGAGCTGCCTACAACAATCCAGAAAGAGCAGTGGAATACTTGTACTCT GGTATTCCAGAAACTGCAGAAGTTGCTGTCCCTGTGGCTCGTTTACCTGCTGGTCAAGCAACTGAAACTTTTACAGCTCCGGTATCTGGAGCACCAAATACATCTCCCTTGAATATGTTTCCTCAG GAAGCACTTTCTGCTAGTGCTGGTGGCGGCGAAGGAATTGGATCCCTCGATTTTCTTAGAAACAATTCACAG TTTCAAACATTGCGGTCAATGGTCCAAGCCAATCCTCAAATTTTACAG CCGATGCTTCAGGAGCTTGGAAAGCAAAATCCAAATCTGTTAAGAATGATTCAAGAACATCATACAGAATTTCTTCATTTATTAAATGAGCCTGTCGAAGGTTCTGAAGG GGATTTATTTGATCAGGGTGATGCAGAGATGCATCATTCTGTTCACGTGACCCCTGACGAACAGGAGGCTATTGACCGG CTTCAGGCAATGGGATTTGATAGAGCCCATGTGATTGAGGCTTTTTTGGCTTGCGATCGCAATGAGGAGTTGGCAGCTAACTACCTATTGGAAAATGGCGGAGAGTTTGAGGATTGA